The following are encoded in a window of Magnolia sinica isolate HGM2019 chromosome 11, MsV1, whole genome shotgun sequence genomic DNA:
- the LOC131218526 gene encoding vicilin-like seed storage protein At2g18540 isoform X1, protein MLRNHSLFLCFFFVVSASVLRSDHVLKLDPLVTKEERRTVALTDSGQISAIDVNDGYRGPYHIQFITMEPNSLFLPVLLQADMVFYVHTGRGMLEWVDDKDMNRLDLQPGDVYRLESGSVFYVHSHANPTREKLRIDAFFTNRNNESSQETYFGAYSTLSDLVLGFDKRVLQMAFKVSSELIEEIMGTTKPTSIIRMPSRNETDHPDWRAGIIEAVTGGGTSPGIYSRKKGTKAFNILRRKPDFENCNGWSVAVNGKDFRSLKGSDIGVFMVNLTKGSMMAPHWNPRATEVAIVTHGQGMVRIVCSSDSPNCQNSRFRVKEGDVFVIPRFHPMAQISFNNDSLVFMGFSTMARNNRPQFFVGKRSVFQAIDVEILAMSFNVNNATVRQFIDSQQESLILECASCAEEEEKKMEEEDRKKRQEEEEEKRDEEAKRREEEEREARKREEEQKQRQEEEARREEEEAKRQEKERQERQKREEEEAKRKEEEEKQRQEEEARREEEEEAKRQEEEKEEKERQERQKREEEEEEEEARRRKEEERGGGGGGEGRALKKIWKI, encoded by the exons ATGCTGAGAAATCACTCCCTCTTCTTATGTTTCTTCTTTGTTGTAAGTGCTTCTGTGTTGCGATCTGATCATGTTTTGAAATTGGACCCTTTGGTCacaaaagaagaaaggagaaccGTTGCCTTGACGGACTCTGGACAGATCTCAGCCATTGATGTTAACGATGGCTACAGGGGCCCTTACCACATCCAGTTCATTACAATGGAACCCAATTCCCTCTTTCTTCCGGTGCTGCTTCAGGCAGACATGGTCTTTTATGTCCACACAG GAAGAGGGATGCTCGAGTGGGTGGACGACAAAGACATGAACCGTCTCGACCTACAGCCAGGTGATGTCTACAGACTCGAGTCGGGTTCGGTCTTTTATGTGCATAGCCATGCCAACCCTACCCGGGAGAAGCTTCGGATTGATGCTTTCTTCACTAACAGAAATAACGAAAGTTCACAG GAAACATACTTCGGGGCGTATTCAACTCTCAGCGACTTGGTGCTTGGGTTTGATAAGAGAGTTCTCCAAATGGCTTTTAAG GTATCATCTGAGTTGATAGAGGAGATCATGGGGACCACCAAGCCCACCTCGATCATACGCATGCCGTCAAGGAACGAAACAGACCACCCAGATTGGAGGGCAGGCATAATCGAAGCGGTCACAGGAGGTGGCACTTCACCTGGCATCTACAGTAGAAAGAAAGGGACGAAGGCTTTCAACATTCTCAGGAGGAAACCAGATTTTGAGAACTGTAATGGGTGGAGTGTGGCCGTCAATGGTAAAGACTTCCGTTCATTGAAAGGCTCTGATATTGGAGTTTTTATGGTGAATTTGACAAAG GGGTCGATGATGGCACCACATTGGAATCCAAGGGCGACGGAGGTTGCCATTGTAACACACGGGCAAGGGATGGTCCGGATTGTCTGCTCGAGCGACTCTCCTAATTGCCAAAACTCAAGGTTCCGAGTAAAAGAAGGTGACGTGTTCGTCATCCCGCGGTTCCATCCCATGGCTCAAATCTCATTCAACAACGACTCGCTCGTCTTCATGGGGTTCAGCACCATGGCTAGGAATAACCGGCCTCAGTTCTTTGTGGGGAAGAGATCAGTGTTTCAAGCTATAGATGTAGAAATCTTGGCCATGTCCTTCAATGTCAACAACGCTACGGTGAGACAGTTTATAGATTCTCAGCAGGAGTCGTTAATACTGGAGTGTGCTTCTTGTgctgaagaagaagagaagaaaatggaggaagaagatagGAAGAAGaggcaggaagaagaagaagagaagagagacgaGGAAGCTAAAAGgagagaggaggaagagagagaggctAGGAAGAGGGAAGAAGAACAGAAGCAAAGGCAGGAAGAGGAggcaagaagagaggaagaagaggctaAAAGGCAGGAGAAAGAGAGGCAGGAAAGGCAGAAAAGAGAGGAGGAAGAggcaaagagaaaagaagaagaagagaagcaaaGGCAGGAAGAGGAggcaagaagagaggaagaagaagaggctaAAAGGCAGGaggaagagaaggaagagaaagagaggcaAGAAAGGCAGaaaagagaagaggaagaggaagaggaagaggctagaaggagaaaagaggaagagagaggaggtGGTGGTGGAGGAGAGGGGAGGGCTTTGAAGAAAATATGGAAGATATGA
- the LOC131218526 gene encoding vicilin-like seed storage protein At2g18540 isoform X2 translates to MLRNHSLFLCFFFVVSASVLRSDHVLKLDPLVTKEERRTVALTDSGQISAIDVNDGYRGPYHIQFITMEPNSLFLPVLLQADMVFYVHTGRGMLEWVDDKDMNRLDLQPGDVYRLESGSVFYVHSHANPTREKLRIDAFFTNRNNESSQETYFGAYSTLSDLVLGFDKRVLQMAFKVSSELIEEIMGTTKPTSIIRMPSRNETDHPDWRAGIIEAVTGGGTSPGIYSRKKGTKAFNILRRKPDFENCNGWSVAVNGKDFRSLKGSDIGVFMVNLTKGSMMAPHWNPRATEVAIVTHGQGMVRIVCSSDSPNCQNSRFRVKEGDVFVIPRFHPMAQISFNNDSLVFMGFSTMARNNRPQFFVGKRSVFQAIDVEILAMSFNVNNATVRQFIDSQQESLILECASCAEEEEKKMEEEDRKKRQEEEEEKRDEEAKRREEEEREARKREEEQKQRQEEEARREEEEEAKRQEEEKEEKERQERQKREEEEEEEEARRRKEEERGGGGGGEGRALKKIWKI, encoded by the exons ATGCTGAGAAATCACTCCCTCTTCTTATGTTTCTTCTTTGTTGTAAGTGCTTCTGTGTTGCGATCTGATCATGTTTTGAAATTGGACCCTTTGGTCacaaaagaagaaaggagaaccGTTGCCTTGACGGACTCTGGACAGATCTCAGCCATTGATGTTAACGATGGCTACAGGGGCCCTTACCACATCCAGTTCATTACAATGGAACCCAATTCCCTCTTTCTTCCGGTGCTGCTTCAGGCAGACATGGTCTTTTATGTCCACACAG GAAGAGGGATGCTCGAGTGGGTGGACGACAAAGACATGAACCGTCTCGACCTACAGCCAGGTGATGTCTACAGACTCGAGTCGGGTTCGGTCTTTTATGTGCATAGCCATGCCAACCCTACCCGGGAGAAGCTTCGGATTGATGCTTTCTTCACTAACAGAAATAACGAAAGTTCACAG GAAACATACTTCGGGGCGTATTCAACTCTCAGCGACTTGGTGCTTGGGTTTGATAAGAGAGTTCTCCAAATGGCTTTTAAG GTATCATCTGAGTTGATAGAGGAGATCATGGGGACCACCAAGCCCACCTCGATCATACGCATGCCGTCAAGGAACGAAACAGACCACCCAGATTGGAGGGCAGGCATAATCGAAGCGGTCACAGGAGGTGGCACTTCACCTGGCATCTACAGTAGAAAGAAAGGGACGAAGGCTTTCAACATTCTCAGGAGGAAACCAGATTTTGAGAACTGTAATGGGTGGAGTGTGGCCGTCAATGGTAAAGACTTCCGTTCATTGAAAGGCTCTGATATTGGAGTTTTTATGGTGAATTTGACAAAG GGGTCGATGATGGCACCACATTGGAATCCAAGGGCGACGGAGGTTGCCATTGTAACACACGGGCAAGGGATGGTCCGGATTGTCTGCTCGAGCGACTCTCCTAATTGCCAAAACTCAAGGTTCCGAGTAAAAGAAGGTGACGTGTTCGTCATCCCGCGGTTCCATCCCATGGCTCAAATCTCATTCAACAACGACTCGCTCGTCTTCATGGGGTTCAGCACCATGGCTAGGAATAACCGGCCTCAGTTCTTTGTGGGGAAGAGATCAGTGTTTCAAGCTATAGATGTAGAAATCTTGGCCATGTCCTTCAATGTCAACAACGCTACGGTGAGACAGTTTATAGATTCTCAGCAGGAGTCGTTAATACTGGAGTGTGCTTCTTGTgctgaagaagaagagaagaaaatggaggaagaagatagGAAGAAGaggcaggaagaagaagaagagaagagagacgaGGAAGCTAAAAGgagagaggaggaagagagagaggctAGGAAGAGGGAAGAAGAACAGAAGCAAAGGCAGGAAGAGGAg gcaagaagagaggaagaagaagaggctaAAAGGCAGGaggaagagaaggaagagaaagagaggcaAGAAAGGCAGaaaagagaagaggaagaggaagaggaagaggctagaaggagaaaagaggaagagagaggaggtGGTGGTGGAGGAGAGGGGAGGGCTTTGAAGAAAATATGGAAGATATGA